In Arachis hypogaea cultivar Tifrunner chromosome 2, arahy.Tifrunner.gnm2.J5K5, whole genome shotgun sequence, a genomic segment contains:
- the LOC112719706 gene encoding metallothionein-like protein 1 has product MSGCGSGSCSCGSSCKCGSGCSCSSKMYPDLSYAENTTTAATLVMGVAPAKPQFEGGATEMAAENGGCKCGSSCTCDPCSCK; this is encoded by the exons ATGTCTGGCTGTGGCAGTGGAAGCTGTAGCTGCGGCAGCAGCTGCAAGTGCGGCAGCGGCTGCAG CTGCAGCAGCAAAATGTACCCAGACTTGAGCTACGCAGAGAACACAACTACCGCAGCAACCCTTGTTATGGGCGTTGCACCGGCCAAGCCTCAATTTGAGGGTGGCGCTACTGAAATGGCCGCCGAGAACGGTGGCTGCAAGTGTGGGTCCTCCTGCACCTGCGACCCATGCAGCTGCAAGtaa